The Humulus lupulus chromosome 7, drHumLupu1.1, whole genome shotgun sequence region ttatttccTTGGGTTGGATGTTGTGTCACCTATCTATCTAATGTTTTTGTTAAGACTCTTGTAATTCATTTTAGTTTTTCTAATGAATTCTGTTCTGCCTAACAGCTTCACCCAAAAAAGTCTTACTCAAACCTGATTCTATAAGCATACAATGCACCTTATTCAAAAGAGTTCTATTCATACGCTCAGCAATTCTATTTTGATGAGGTGTTCTTACCACAGTTCTATGTCTAAATATATCCCATATTCAGCACACACAGAGTCAAATTCTTTATTATTAAACTCAAGACCATTATCAGTTCTTAACACTTTAATTCGTAGACCAGTTTTCGATTAAAATTTTCCATTGTTTAAATTTTtccaaacatttatttttatgtttcattagaaaaaacccaaacttttctacTAAATTCTTTCATTTTTATGCTTCATTCCAAATATTGAAATGTTGATGACAATAGTATGAAATCTTTCATTTTCACTTTCACATGTGATCAAACTTCCACTTGTGTCTTCAACTTAAAATTATATTGTTGTTActcttttaaaagaaaaaaaaaactaaggtcTTATTCTTTAAATATTTTTCTTCTATCAAATTGTTTTTAAAGAAAACTAAAGCCTTGAACTTAATTAATACCAGAAAAACTCAAGCCTTGAATTTGATTCTGGTCTCAAACCCTAGTATAActttcatttctttctttctaaaaTACATAATATTATTCATAATGTTCACAACTCAGATAGAAATACTATAAGGAACACCTTTTCCAGTAACACCAGGCTCTGAAAATGGCTTCAAAAGCTGATAAGGCACAACCCCAACTCCACATCGGTTCTTCAAATTCTTGTTGGTGTTTCTCTCATCAATAATCCCTTCTAACTCTTTCAACCTCCCATGGAATCTCTCAAAAGCCGCTTTAATAACATCATCTTCTTCCCACGAAGGCTCTATCTTCTCACCAAGATACTCCTCGTCCGGCGAATGATTCGACAATATATCCAACACCGCCATGATCGTCGTCGCCTGAATCTGCGAAGGAAAGCACTGCAAAAGTGCTTCCTCTGGTTTAGCCCAGAAGTTCTCCCAGAACAGTTCGCTAGCGTCTTCGGTCGGCATGTTCGTTCTAGCAATCGTAGGCCTATTAGGGAAATATCCTGCGTATGTATATTGGCCAAAGTTTACAGCTGCATGGTGACCAGAAGTTACCCAAACGATCGTCGTTAAGATCTCGATTAAGTCTTTCGGTGTCTTCAAAACTGGCCACCATGGCTCGTCCTTTTTGTCTCCATGACCTACGGTTCTTATTTCTGTCCACCATGATTGAAGCTCTTGATCAGACTCAACTAAATCTGGCTCTGGGTAGTAATAGTTGACATAGTCAGTGACCCATTGTTTGATTATATCCCAGAGAATCAGACCATCGTTGGCAAAAGGGTAGTCTTCAATTGTCAACTTTAGACCATGTGGAGCGCTCGGATCCTCCACAGCCATTCCCCTGCAAGTGACATATTATGTGAAGTTTATAATTTCTATGTCATGTAAATGAaacttataattattattttacctGTTGATGAGGTCAGCTGGTAATGCTTCTTGGTCGAATCGCCATAGTTGGTCATAGGCATCAGCACAGAGCTCCATGGAGTATTTTCCAGGAGTGAATGCGGATTCAATTATGCCTCCGGCGTTGATTAAAGCTTCTCGAGCAAGAGCATTAATCTCCATTGTGTATCGGAAATGCGGGTGCAACAATCTATAGATTGGGTGCATTGCACTAAGCTGTCTGTTTGTTGCTATTATATATGGCTCGGTGGCACAATGTGTTCTTAGCCTGTTCATATTAAATAGTTTGGAACAATTAATAAAAGTTATTATCAGTGGAAAAGATttgatatatattataataaattaagTCATATAATGAGTATATATACCAGTGGCTAacgagttggtgataaccagaatcATGAGCAAGTACATGAGCTTTGGCAAATCTCCAAAGCCAGACACCAGTGGCATGCCAAGAAGGAGAGAAGACTTCCTTCCATTGTGGCTTTCCATCCATTGGTGGTCGAGTCAACTCAATGGCCAATGGCCTTAGTGTTCCTTCCAAAGTTAGAAAAAACAATGTCCTTGATCCATACAATGTTGTTCCTTCGATTTCTCTTACTTTCTTCACATATGGTAGTAGCAAATCATGGTAatctaaaataaataatttcttttgttttatgGCCTGCAATGTGCAAAACCAGTTTTACGAGTTAGCATTATAATTAATTGATTATGTAATGTCACTACAAAGAGGTCTTTTGTTCGCCTCTAATAATCTTCGGAAATGCTTTTATAGATTTATGGACGGGTTCAGATTTGACAGGATAAACTCCCGCCATTCTGATTTATTCGTGGGGTATTGAAGTGAATCTGGTCACCGCTAATGAGGTCAAAAAATTGATCAACCATTTTGGAGCGAAATGTTTGTAGTTATTTTCATGAGGTTATTTGTGGCTTAGTTATTTATATCTAATCAATTAGTACCTCATCAATAGTCATGAATCCTTTGATTTCCCGCTCAATCAATTCTGCAGTGATTGCTGATTCAGGTGGTCCATAGATTTCAGGATCAAGTTTACTCTTCAATGGCCATTCCTacaatacatacatatatatatatatcatatatagtAATTAATTAGTACTGTTTATTAGCAATAAAAAAAACCATTAATTGTCATTAGTGTTGTGTGTGGATGAAACATACCTTGACTAATTGAATGCTATATGGATTGAGACCTGCAAGCGTCTGCCTACCAAATTCCTCATCTCTAAACCAAAAGAATTTGTCCCCTAAACATAccccaaaagaaaagaaaatacatGTTAactaattaaaacataaatttaaaagatTATTAGTAAGAactatcaattaattaattaatgtatatatatatgg contains the following coding sequences:
- the LOC133790357 gene encoding linoleate 13S-lipoxygenase 2-1, chloroplastic-like translates to MLKPQVFQESQSPSAKTQLCSLPKAFIHGGSNLASFPVCIRPSIIFPCSKKHRNHGLSFSSSNVVRALLKENKVAHEKIIKVKAVVTVSSTVGGFLSNIGLSRGLDDIQDLLGKTLLLELVSAELEPKTGLEKKTVTGYAHRSGRRDDGGVEYEADLDVSLDFGMVGAIVVENEHHKEMFIKNIVLEGFPNGPVNVSCNSWVHSKFDNAQKRIFFTNKSYLPSQTPGGLKNLREKDLKSVRGDGEGKRKSFERIYDYDVYNDLGNPDKSDDLKRPVLGGKERPYPRRCRTGRPRTKNDPLSEERSGNVYVPRDEAFSEIKQLTFSAKTVYSGLHALVPSLQTVLLDPSLGFPYFKAIDSLFDDGLKLPPTEDQGLLKNLLPRLVKTVSDANDALQFEIPETLDRDKFFWFRDEEFGRQTLAGLNPYSIQLVKEWPLKSKLDPEIYGPPESAITAELIEREIKGFMTIDEAIKQKKLFILDYHDLLLPYVKKVREIEGTTLYGSRTLFFLTLEGTLRPLAIELTRPPMDGKPQWKEVFSPSWHATGVWLWRFAKAHVLAHDSGYHQLVSHWLRTHCATEPYIIATNRQLSAMHPIYRLLHPHFRYTMEINALAREALINAGGIIESAFTPGKYSMELCADAYDQLWRFDQEALPADLINRGMAVEDPSAPHGLKLTIEDYPFANDGLILWDIIKQWVTDYVNYYYPEPDLVESDQELQSWWTEIRTVGHGDKKDEPWWPVLKTPKDLIEILTTIVWVTSGHHAAVNFGQYTYAGYFPNRPTIARTNMPTEDASELFWENFWAKPEEALLQCFPSQIQATTIMAVLDILSNHSPDEEYLGEKIEPSWEEDDVIKAAFERFHGRLKELEGIIDERNTNKNLKNRCGVGVVPYQLLKPFSEPGVTGKGVPYSISI